A DNA window from Candidatus Bathyarchaeota archaeon contains the following coding sequences:
- a CDS encoding RNA polymerase Rpb4, producing the protein MPRKALKEKILTVPEVKQLLESIGEENLDQFQRRALDYTAKFGKTDAKSAKKLVNGLVEKFELEEEEAVQMVNCMPESIAEIRVFLAGGRKIVETQKLENILTFLNQYRKKE; encoded by the coding sequence ATGCCTAGAAAAGCGTTGAAAGAAAAAATATTAACTGTGCCAGAAGTTAAGCAACTATTGGAATCCATCGGCGAAGAGAATCTGGACCAGTTTCAACGCCGAGCCCTAGACTACACAGCTAAGTTTGGCAAAACAGACGCAAAATCCGCTAAAAAGCTTGTGAACGGCTTAGTGGAAAAGTTTGAACTTGAAGAAGAGGAAGCAGTGCAGATGGTTAATTGCATGCCAGAAAGTATCGCGGAGATTCGCGTTTTTTTAGCGGGAGGCCGAAAAATTGTGGAAACTCAAAAATTGGAAAACATTTTAACATTCCTGAATCAGTATAGAAAAAAGGAATAA
- a CDS encoding 50S ribosomal protein L21e, with amino-acid sequence MKSKGYRRRTRSLLRKKAREKGKVGLSKILREYKPGDRVVVKLNPSVHKGMPHRRFHGKIGIIEDKRGQAYVMNVTQGKAVKEIIVRPEHLEPFGVTKGE; translated from the coding sequence ATGAAGTCAAAAGGCTACCGTCGCAGAACCCGTTCGTTGCTGAGAAAAAAAGCAAGAGAAAAAGGAAAGGTGGGTCTAAGCAAGATACTTAGGGAATACAAGCCTGGTGACCGGGTGGTTGTGAAGCTAAACCCAAGCGTTCACAAAGGCATGCCTCACCGCCGCTTTCATGGGAAAATTGGGATCATCGAGGATAAGAGAGGGCAAGCCTACGTAATGAATGTTACTCAAGGTAAAGCAGTCAAAGAAATAATAGTTAGACCGGAACATCTTGAACCCTTCGGAGTAACTAAGGGAGAATAG